The Brachyspira hyodysenteriae ATCC 27164 genome includes a window with the following:
- a CDS encoding secondary thiamine-phosphate synthase enzyme YjbQ, giving the protein MHTINVKTKARFDIVDITAEVQKCIDDENIENGIAVIFVPHTTAAVGINENADPDVVFDMKNAFNKLVPQHDNYEHREGNSQAHVLSSLVAPSLTVIIENKKIVLGTWQDIYFFEFDGSRNRKVYVQIISK; this is encoded by the coding sequence ATGCATACTATTAATGTAAAAACTAAAGCCAGATTCGATATAGTTGATATAACAGCTGAAGTTCAAAAATGCATAGATGATGAAAATATAGAAAATGGAATAGCTGTTATATTTGTACCGCATACAACTGCTGCAGTTGGAATAAATGAAAATGCTGATCCTGATGTTGTTTTTGATATGAAGAATGCTTTTAATAAATTAGTACCTCAGCATGATAATTATGAACATAGAGAAGGAAACTCTCAAGCTCATGTATTATCATCTTTGGTAGCTCCTAGTTTAACAGTAATAATAGAAAATAAAAAAATAGTATTAGGTACTTGGCAGGATATATATTTTTTTGAATTCGATGGATCTAGAAACAGAAAAGTTTATGTACAGATTATATCAAAATAA
- a CDS encoding aldose epimerase family protein, with protein sequence MFRSKKEDFGKNSYIYTLENDKGLKVKLAEVGASITGIFFKDKDGKEVEVAFGSDDIEFYTPEAKNGHMGATVGRVAGRTIGAKFTIDDKEYNITANKSPDHTHGGINGLSYVMYKSIQKKDNEVLFSYVSKDGEEGYPGNINLIVKYTITDENEIIIDYIATTDKATPLNIMNHSYFNLNGGGSIKDHEMFIDSKYYLADENGITSGEILKTKDTPYDFTSLKKVDEIIKAKDGCDNCFIFDDNNINKRRVKILSRKTNIALEVFTTKPSVLFYTANHFNNFKVRNQILNKHEAFCLETQYLSCSLNFNHFPSIILYPDREYNHRTIYKFSLI encoded by the coding sequence ATGTTTAGATCAAAAAAAGAAGATTTTGGAAAAAATTCTTATATCTATACATTGGAAAATGATAAGGGCTTAAAAGTAAAATTGGCAGAAGTAGGAGCAAGTATAACAGGAATATTTTTCAAAGATAAGGATGGAAAAGAAGTAGAAGTTGCATTCGGTTCTGATGATATAGAGTTTTATACGCCTGAAGCTAAAAATGGTCATATGGGTGCCACAGTAGGAAGAGTTGCAGGAAGAACTATAGGTGCTAAATTCACAATAGATGATAAAGAATATAATATAACAGCAAATAAATCCCCTGATCATACTCATGGAGGAATAAACGGCCTATCTTATGTGATGTATAAATCAATACAGAAAAAAGACAATGAAGTATTATTTTCTTATGTTTCCAAAGACGGAGAAGAAGGATATCCTGGAAATATTAATTTAATAGTAAAATATACAATTACAGATGAAAATGAAATAATAATAGACTATATTGCCACTACTGATAAAGCAACTCCTTTAAACATAATGAATCATTCATATTTTAATTTAAATGGCGGAGGAAGTATTAAAGATCATGAAATGTTTATAGATTCTAAATACTATCTTGCAGATGAAAACGGTATAACTTCAGGTGAAATATTAAAAACAAAAGATACTCCATATGATTTCACTTCATTAAAAAAAGTTGATGAAATAATAAAAGCAAAAGACGGATGCGATAATTGCTTTATTTTTGATGATAATAATATAAATAAACGAAGAGTTAAAATATTATCAAGAAAAACAAATATAGCTTTAGAAGTATTTACTACTAAACCTTCTGTATTATTCTATACGGCTAATCATTTCAATAATTTTAAAGTGAGAAATCAAATATTAAACAAACATGAAGCATTCTGTTTAGAAACTCAATATTTATCATGTTCTTTGAATTTTAATCATTTCCCAAGCATTATACTTTATCCTGACAGAGAATATAATCATAGAACAATATACAAATTTAGTTTAATATAA
- a CDS encoding TldD/PmbA family protein, with the protein MSENSFMNRMDRIKEIYNDVKNKAKDIDEIEIYMSVSGEEEFTVREKDLDKYTYAESGGIGLRLIKDGKVGISFTEKISSDINIDDLINNAKTSLHYADSEPEYNKLIDKDDDEKSYDMINKDIVNLSNDKLKEISLSIEDKLYSLDNRIVNVPSAGLARYNFTKCIVNSNGICKEEKKNSIAYYGEVIAKENDIVKTFFDVYSSTDAVFDIDSFTKNIVDNVVNKLSAKPIESGKYKTVFTNKAMRIIIGAYLGLFSSEAVQKKLSLLQGKLNQKIASSIINIKDVPIYDKGLANTNFDGEGSKTKDLNIITNGVLNSYLYNNYTAKKDGIKTTSHASRGFKTSIGISCHNFILENGNNTQEELISQIQNGVLVNSLTGTHAGVNAISGDFSLQAEGIKIENGKLSYTANPFIVSGNILDLLSNVEMLANDTDYHHSSIYAPSALIKELSFAS; encoded by the coding sequence ATGTCAGAAAATAGTTTTATGAATAGAATGGATAGAATAAAAGAAATATATAATGATGTAAAAAATAAGGCAAAAGATATTGATGAAATAGAAATTTATATGTCAGTAAGCGGAGAAGAGGAGTTTACTGTAAGAGAAAAAGATTTAGATAAATATACTTATGCTGAATCTGGAGGAATAGGTTTAAGATTAATTAAAGATGGCAAAGTTGGAATAAGTTTTACAGAGAAAATAAGCTCTGATATAAATATAGATGATCTTATTAATAATGCAAAAACTTCATTACATTATGCTGACTCTGAACCTGAATATAATAAACTTATAGATAAAGATGATGATGAAAAAAGTTATGATATGATTAATAAAGATATAGTTAATCTGTCTAATGATAAACTTAAAGAAATTTCATTATCAATAGAAGATAAATTATATTCTCTTGATAATAGAATTGTAAATGTACCATCTGCAGGATTAGCCAGATATAATTTTACTAAATGTATAGTTAATAGTAATGGTATATGCAAAGAAGAGAAGAAAAATAGCATAGCATATTATGGTGAAGTAATAGCAAAAGAAAATGATATAGTAAAAACTTTTTTTGATGTTTATTCTTCAACAGATGCTGTTTTTGATATTGATTCTTTTACCAAAAATATAGTTGATAATGTTGTAAATAAATTATCTGCAAAGCCTATAGAAAGCGGAAAATATAAAACTGTATTTACAAATAAAGCTATGAGAATAATTATAGGCGCTTATTTAGGTTTATTTTCTTCAGAAGCAGTTCAGAAAAAATTATCACTTCTTCAGGGAAAATTGAATCAGAAAATAGCAAGCAGTATTATAAACATTAAAGATGTTCCTATTTATGATAAAGGATTAGCAAATACAAATTTTGACGGAGAAGGTTCTAAAACTAAAGATTTAAATATAATAACTAACGGAGTTTTAAATAGCTATCTTTATAATAATTATACAGCCAAAAAAGACGGTATAAAAACAACTTCTCATGCTTCAAGAGGATTCAAAACTTCAATAGGAATATCTTGTCATAATTTTATTTTGGAGAATGGAAATAATACTCAGGAAGAATTGATTTCCCAAATTCAAAATGGAGTATTAGTAAATTCTCTAACCGGAACTCATGCAGGAGTAAATGCTATAAGCGGAGATTTTTCTTTACAGGCAGAAGGCATAAAAATAGAAAATGGAAAATTATCATATACAGCAAATCCTTTCATTGTTTCAGGTAATATATTAGATCTTTTAAGCAATGTAGAAATGCTTGCCAATGATACTGATTATCATCATTCATCTATATATGCACCTAGTGCTTTGATTAAAGAACTTTCATTTGCTTCATAA
- a CDS encoding HAD-IIA family hydrolase, which translates to MISIISDMDGVIYRGNNLIEGAEDFIKMLLYKNVPFLFLTNNAEQTPRDLKRKLESLGVSGLDEKHFFTAAQATAIFLQRQLANGTAYVIGTGGLVSELYNVGYSINDVNPDYVVVGKTNAFNFDMLQKAVHLINKGAKFIGCNPDIVDPAPNGELIPAVGPILAAIETATGKKPYIVGKPNPIMMSIAKNQINAHSENTLMVGDRMDTDILGGLGAGMKTALVLSGVTTKAMMEEFPYRPNYIFNSVADIDVDKF; encoded by the coding sequence ATGATTAGTATAATATCAGATATGGACGGAGTTATATACAGAGGCAATAATCTAATAGAAGGTGCAGAAGATTTTATAAAAATGCTATTGTATAAAAATGTACCATTTCTATTTTTAACAAACAATGCCGAACAAACTCCTAGAGATTTAAAAAGAAAATTAGAGTCATTGGGTGTAAGCGGATTAGATGAAAAACATTTTTTCACAGCAGCACAAGCAACAGCTATATTTTTGCAAAGACAGCTTGCAAATGGTACAGCCTATGTTATAGGAACAGGAGGACTTGTAAGTGAATTATATAATGTAGGATATAGTATCAATGATGTTAATCCTGATTATGTAGTAGTTGGTAAAACTAATGCTTTTAATTTTGATATGCTTCAAAAGGCAGTGCATCTAATAAATAAAGGTGCAAAATTTATAGGCTGTAATCCGGATATAGTAGACCCAGCTCCTAATGGGGAATTAATACCAGCAGTAGGACCTATATTGGCAGCAATAGAAACAGCTACAGGTAAAAAACCTTATATAGTAGGAAAACCAAATCCTATTATGATGTCAATAGCTAAAAACCAAATTAATGCCCATAGTGAAAATACATTAATGGTTGGTGACAGAATGGATACAGATATATTGGGCGGACTTGGCGCCGGTATGAAAACTGCTTTAGTACTTTCTGGAGTTACTACAAAAGCAATGATGGAAGAGTTTCCATACAGACCAAATTATATATTTAATTCTGTCGCTGATATAGACGTAGATAAATTTTAA
- a CDS encoding pyridoxamine 5'-phosphate oxidase family protein — MFREMRRKNQLLSNSQSISILEKCSSGVLAVSGDDDYPYAVPLSYVYYDNKIFFHVAKSGYKLDAIKNNNKVSFCVIEKDDIKPEEYTTYYRSVIVFGKAFILEDDNQKREAIEKLALKYYPNDTQLNRNTVINREYNAFYIMEIHIEYMTGKEAIELVNNRLNYNK, encoded by the coding sequence ATGTTTAGAGAGATGAGAAGAAAAAATCAATTATTATCAAATTCACAAAGCATTTCAATATTAGAAAAATGCAGTTCTGGAGTACTTGCTGTTTCAGGTGATGATGATTATCCTTATGCTGTTCCTTTAAGTTATGTTTATTATGATAATAAAATATTTTTTCATGTTGCTAAAAGCGGATATAAATTAGATGCTATAAAAAACAATAATAAAGTATCTTTCTGTGTTATAGAAAAAGATGATATAAAGCCTGAAGAGTATACAACTTATTATAGAAGCGTAATCGTTTTTGGTAAGGCTTTTATATTAGAAGATGATAATCAAAAAAGAGAAGCTATTGAAAAACTTGCATTAAAGTATTATCCTAATGATACGCAGTTAAATAGAAACACTGTAATTAATAGAGAATATAATGCCTTTTATATTATGGAGATACATATTGAATATATGACAGGAAAAGAGGCTATAGAGTTAGTTAATAATAGGTTAAATTATAATAAATAA
- a CDS encoding TldD/PmbA family protein has translation MKYFNFDENFLHTVLEEALKNGGEYADLFFEDTKVNSISYLDSKVDDMSLGNNYGVGLRIIVNKKTIYLYSNDTSNNSLINLAKSAASIVNDKKYIVKDFIQSKEKDNHPLHINPFDINFDEKIEVLSYLDKTSRGVSDKIKQVNAMYSEKQRNILVCASNGILKEDSQTYIRLIMMAMASDGTNTQTARRTKGALDGFQVIKDINLEDMAIDTANSAIKMLNSKYPKSGKYPVVIDNAFGGVIFHEACGHALEATSVADNASVFCNKLGEKIASDVVTAVDDGTIKNAWGSYNIDDEGNEAQRTVLIENGILKSYLVDELGSMKMNQKITGSARRENYKYPPTSRMRNTFIDKGNASFDELISGIEYGLYAKKMGGGSVDPATTDYNFAVSEGYLIENGKITEPVRGATLIGRGDETLMNIEAVSSNLELADGLCGSISGSVPTTVGQPAIKVKELTVGGR, from the coding sequence ATGAAATATTTTAATTTTGATGAAAATTTTTTGCATACTGTTTTAGAAGAAGCTTTAAAAAATGGCGGGGAGTATGCTGATTTATTTTTTGAAGATACTAAAGTTAATTCTATAAGTTATTTAGATTCAAAAGTTGATGATATGAGTCTTGGCAATAATTATGGTGTTGGATTAAGAATTATAGTTAATAAAAAAACAATATATTTATATTCTAATGATACAAGCAATAACAGTTTGATTAATTTGGCAAAATCAGCTGCTTCTATTGTAAATGATAAAAAGTATATAGTTAAAGATTTTATTCAGTCAAAAGAAAAAGATAATCACCCATTACATATAAATCCTTTCGATATAAATTTTGATGAGAAGATAGAAGTTCTTTCGTATTTAGATAAAACATCAAGAGGAGTATCAGATAAAATAAAACAAGTTAATGCTATGTATTCAGAAAAGCAAAGAAATATTTTAGTATGTGCAAGTAATGGAATATTGAAAGAAGATTCTCAAACATATATAAGACTTATTATGATGGCTATGGCTAGCGATGGAACAAATACTCAAACAGCACGCAGAACAAAAGGAGCATTAGACGGATTTCAAGTGATAAAAGATATTAATTTAGAAGATATGGCAATAGATACTGCTAATTCAGCTATAAAGATGCTCAATTCCAAATATCCTAAATCCGGAAAATATCCTGTTGTAATAGATAATGCATTCGGCGGAGTAATATTCCATGAAGCTTGCGGACATGCTTTGGAAGCTACATCAGTTGCGGATAATGCCAGCGTATTCTGCAATAAATTGGGAGAGAAAATTGCTTCCGATGTTGTTACCGCTGTAGATGATGGAACTATTAAAAATGCTTGGGGCAGCTACAATATTGATGATGAAGGTAATGAGGCACAAAGAACAGTTTTAATAGAGAATGGTATATTAAAAAGCTATTTAGTTGATGAGCTTGGTTCTATGAAGATGAATCAGAAAATAACAGGAAGTGCCAGAAGAGAAAATTATAAATATCCTCCTACTTCAAGAATGAGAAACACATTTATAGATAAAGGCAATGCTAGTTTTGATGAGCTTATATCGGGAATAGAATATGGACTTTATGCTAAAAAAATGGGAGGCGGTTCAGTTGATCCTGCTACAACAGATTATAACTTTGCCGTTTCTGAAGGTTATTTAATAGAGAATGGAAAAATTACTGAACCTGTAAGAGGTGCTACACTTATAGGACGCGGAGATGAAACACTTATGAATATTGAGGCTGTTTCATCAAATTTAGAATTGGCTGATGGTCTGTGCGGAAGTATTTCAGGTTCTGTTCCTACTACCGTTGGGCAGCCTGCTATTAAAGTTAAAGAGCTTACTGTGGGAGGAAGATAA